A single region of the Chitinophaga niabensis genome encodes:
- a CDS encoding GMC family oxidoreductase, producing MAFEIKKQAKVYDVCIVGSGAGGGMAAKVLSEAGLKVALLEAGPKYDPADPKQQTQLKWPYESPRRGANTTRPFGDFDAAYGGWEINGEPYTQKNGTKFDWFRSRMLGGRTNHWGRISLRFGPNDFKHASIDGHGDDWPIGYDDVKPFYDRVDKLIGVFGSKEGIHNEPDGFFLPPPKPRLHELMVKKAGDKLKIPVIHSRMSMLTRPVNKERGSCFFCGQCGRGCSVYADFSSSTCLVKPALKIGTMELFTDAMVREVLTDASGKATGVSYIDRNTLEEHQLTARVVVLAASACESARLLLNSKSPMHPNGLANSSGVVGKYLHDSTGASRSAFLPALMNRKRYNEDGVGGMHMYVPWWLDNKKLDFARGYHIEMGGGMSMPGYGFGFGVESVHVKEAGRSLRNAGGYGAALKDDYRRYYGASIGFAGRGEAIPRIDNYCEIDPNVVDKFGIPVLRFNYTWSEHEIKQAKHMQDTFEQLFHEMGAIPNGTKAGPETMYGLENPGRIIHEVGTTRMGNDPKTSVLNKFNQAHDVKNLFVVDGGAFVSQADKNPTWTILALSMRASEYIVDELKKQNL from the coding sequence ATGGCATTTGAGATAAAAAAACAGGCCAAGGTGTATGACGTTTGCATCGTAGGCTCCGGAGCCGGTGGCGGTATGGCAGCAAAAGTGCTATCTGAAGCTGGCTTAAAGGTAGCGCTTCTGGAAGCGGGACCCAAATATGATCCGGCAGATCCGAAACAACAAACCCAGCTAAAGTGGCCTTATGAATCTCCCCGCCGTGGTGCTAATACCACACGGCCTTTCGGAGATTTTGACGCCGCTTATGGCGGATGGGAAATTAACGGAGAACCTTACACGCAAAAGAACGGTACCAAATTCGACTGGTTCCGGTCCCGTATGCTGGGAGGCCGTACAAATCACTGGGGACGCATCTCTCTTCGTTTCGGACCCAATGATTTTAAACATGCCAGTATTGACGGGCATGGAGACGATTGGCCAATTGGTTATGATGATGTGAAACCTTTTTACGACCGGGTAGATAAACTGATCGGCGTATTTGGTTCCAAAGAAGGTATCCATAATGAGCCGGACGGATTTTTCCTCCCTCCTCCCAAACCCCGTCTGCATGAGCTGATGGTGAAAAAGGCGGGTGATAAACTGAAGATCCCCGTGATCCATTCCCGGATGTCTATGCTAACAAGGCCCGTGAATAAAGAACGCGGCAGTTGTTTCTTTTGCGGTCAATGTGGTCGCGGATGTAGTGTGTATGCAGATTTCTCCTCTTCTACCTGCCTTGTTAAACCGGCATTGAAGATCGGAACAATGGAACTCTTTACAGATGCCATGGTGCGGGAAGTATTAACAGATGCTTCAGGCAAGGCAACGGGCGTTTCTTATATTGACAGGAATACCCTGGAGGAACATCAGCTCACAGCCCGCGTGGTGGTATTAGCTGCCAGCGCCTGTGAATCTGCGCGTTTGCTGCTTAATTCAAAATCTCCCATGCATCCTAACGGGCTGGCTAATTCCAGCGGCGTGGTGGGTAAATATCTACATGATTCTACCGGCGCATCCAGATCCGCTTTCCTTCCTGCATTGATGAACCGTAAACGGTATAATGAAGATGGCGTTGGCGGCATGCATATGTATGTTCCCTGGTGGCTGGATAATAAAAAGCTGGATTTTGCACGGGGGTATCATATTGAAATGGGAGGCGGCATGAGCATGCCCGGTTATGGATTTGGTTTCGGGGTTGAAAGCGTGCATGTAAAAGAGGCCGGCAGGTCATTAAGGAATGCCGGGGGATATGGCGCTGCACTGAAAGATGACTATCGCCGTTACTATGGTGCCAGTATTGGTTTTGCAGGAAGAGGGGAAGCTATTCCGCGGATAGATAATTACTGCGAGATAGACCCGAACGTAGTGGATAAATTCGGTATTCCCGTATTACGCTTTAATTATACCTGGAGTGAACATGAGATCAAACAGGCCAAACACATGCAGGATACTTTCGAGCAGCTCTTCCATGAAATGGGCGCTATTCCGAATGGAACAAAGGCAGGGCCTGAAACCATGTACGGACTGGAAAACCCGGGCCGCATTATTCACGAAGTAGGTACTACACGTATGGGAAATGATCCGAAAACCTCTGTGCTGAACAAGTTCAACCAGGCGCATGATGTGAAGAACCTGTTTGTGGTAGATGGTGGCGCCTTTGTTTCGCAGGCAGATAAAAATCCTACCTGGACGATCCTCGCATTGTCTATGCGTGCATCAGAATACATCGTAGATGAATTGAAAAAACAAAATCTCTAA
- a CDS encoding gluconate 2-dehydrogenase subunit 3 family protein, which yields MDRRESLKALMIGTLSSGVILSACDPKPKEEAKAGAGVLKDYGRQPEEVLRDNALLAEKFFTDAEMKTIAVLVDIIIPKDEHSGSATDAKVPDFIEFIVKDQPKFQTPIRGGLRWLDMHCLKKHNKSFTELAAAEQLGVVDEIAFPERATPFVSQGVAFFSTIRNLTATGFFTSKMGLEDLGYKGNQPNEWDGVPEDVLQQYGLAYDEKMLAVCLKKEDRGKIMTWEA from the coding sequence ATGGATAGAAGAGAATCGCTCAAAGCCTTGATGATAGGCACTTTGTCCTCCGGCGTGATCCTGAGCGCCTGTGATCCTAAACCGAAAGAAGAAGCGAAAGCAGGTGCGGGTGTGTTGAAAGATTATGGCCGTCAACCAGAAGAGGTGTTGCGGGATAATGCACTGCTGGCTGAAAAGTTCTTTACGGATGCAGAGATGAAAACGATCGCTGTATTGGTGGATATCATCATCCCGAAAGATGAACATTCCGGCAGTGCTACGGATGCTAAAGTGCCGGATTTCATTGAGTTCATTGTAAAAGATCAGCCAAAATTCCAGACGCCCATACGTGGAGGTTTGCGCTGGCTGGATATGCATTGCCTGAAAAAGCATAATAAATCATTCACGGAACTTGCTGCTGCAGAGCAACTGGGGGTGGTGGATGAGATTGCATTCCCTGAAAGGGCCACGCCTTTTGTAAGTCAGGGTGTAGCCTTTTTTAGTACGATACGGAATCTGACGGCTACCGGCTTCTTTACCAGCAAAATGGGGTTGGAAGATCTTGGCTACAAAGGAAATCAGCCTAATGAGTGGGATGGTGTACCCGAAGATGTGTTGCAGCAATATGGATTGGCGTATGATGAAAAGATGCTGGCCGTTTGTTTGAAGAAAGAAGACAGGGGGAAGATAATGACCTGGGAGGCTTAA
- a CDS encoding peptide MFS transporter, with protein sequence MSSTRKHPAALPFLFFSEMWERFGFYLLLAILQMYLTDAETGGWAMDRKTAVDIFGTFIAFVYLTPFVGGLLADRKIGYIQSIIWGGILMGIGYCGLAVHNLTVFYASLALICIGNGFFKPNISTLLGNVYNDERYKELKDTGYNIFYMGINLGAFTCTFIAAYLRNTIGWGAAFIAAGIGMFIGVIIFVIGLKHYRHADVRKPEQPGDMSLNSIFAQVFIPVLVVGAIGWFIPGNIFGTDSTDAFIFACLPIVYFFANLLRKAGATDKQPVKALLAIFAVSILFWAVFKQNGTALTTWAQYYTDREMPAALVAPAKTLMLSETVTNKQDSVVAYDHEFRVIKNEKGQPVKELGKPVYLKNVAPEKMPPEGESINLINTEQFQSVNPFFVIILTPLVVAFFAFLRKRKKEPSTPTKIAWGLVISSLSTFMMVGAVMACGNGQEKASFWWLFGCYGVITAGELLLSPMGLSLVSKLSPPRLTSLMMGGWFLATSMGNKLSGVLAATWDLYENKANYFLVNFVLLIFSAGIIFVMLRWLNRVFRANT encoded by the coding sequence ATGAGTTCTACCCGCAAGCATCCGGCAGCGCTGCCGTTCTTATTCTTTTCCGAAATGTGGGAAAGGTTCGGCTTTTACCTGCTCCTGGCCATTTTACAAATGTACCTCACTGATGCTGAAACCGGCGGATGGGCTATGGACCGCAAAACAGCGGTAGATATCTTCGGTACTTTTATCGCTTTCGTTTACCTCACTCCCTTTGTGGGAGGCCTGCTGGCAGACCGGAAAATAGGGTATATCCAATCCATTATCTGGGGAGGCATCCTCATGGGTATCGGTTATTGCGGCCTCGCCGTACACAACCTCACCGTTTTTTATGCTTCCCTGGCCCTTATTTGTATAGGTAACGGTTTCTTCAAACCCAATATTTCCACCCTCTTAGGGAATGTATATAATGATGAACGTTACAAAGAGCTGAAAGATACCGGGTACAATATCTTTTACATGGGTATTAACCTCGGTGCTTTTACCTGTACGTTCATTGCTGCCTACCTGAGGAATACTATAGGATGGGGTGCTGCCTTCATTGCTGCCGGCATAGGTATGTTCATTGGTGTGATCATTTTTGTGATCGGCCTTAAACATTACCGGCATGCGGATGTGCGTAAACCGGAACAACCCGGAGACATGAGCCTGAACAGTATCTTTGCGCAGGTATTCATTCCTGTACTGGTGGTGGGTGCCATTGGATGGTTCATTCCGGGAAACATCTTCGGTACGGATTCTACGGACGCATTCATTTTCGCCTGCCTGCCCATCGTGTATTTCTTTGCTAACCTGCTGCGCAAAGCTGGGGCTACAGATAAACAACCGGTAAAAGCCCTGCTGGCTATTTTCGCGGTATCTATTTTATTCTGGGCTGTGTTCAAGCAGAACGGTACGGCCCTCACTACCTGGGCTCAATATTATACGGACAGGGAAATGCCGGCTGCATTGGTAGCTCCGGCAAAAACGCTCATGCTCTCTGAAACTGTGACCAATAAACAGGATTCTGTTGTGGCCTACGACCATGAATTCCGCGTGATCAAAAATGAAAAAGGCCAACCGGTAAAAGAACTGGGTAAACCCGTATACCTGAAAAATGTAGCGCCGGAAAAAATGCCGCCGGAAGGAGAAAGCATCAACCTCATCAATACAGAACAGTTCCAATCAGTGAACCCATTCTTCGTGATCATTCTCACGCCACTGGTGGTAGCTTTCTTTGCCTTTCTCAGAAAACGAAAGAAAGAACCTTCCACACCTACTAAGATTGCGTGGGGCCTTGTTATTTCCTCCTTATCTACCTTTATGATGGTAGGCGCCGTGATGGCTTGTGGCAACGGACAGGAGAAAGCTTCTTTCTGGTGGCTCTTCGGATGTTATGGTGTAATTACTGCGGGAGAATTATTATTAAGCCCGATGGGTCTTTCATTAGTATCGAAACTCAGCCCGCCAAGGCTTACTTCCCTGATGATGGGAGGTTGGTTCCTGGCTACTTCTATGGGGAATAAACTGTCTGGGGTATTAGCTGCCACATGGGACCTTTATGAGAATAAAGCGAATTACTTCCTCGTGAACTTTGTGTTACTGATCTTTTCAGCGGGGATCATATTTGTGATGTTGCGCTGGTTGAACAGGGTTTTCAGAGCAAATACATAA